From the genome of Bacteroides sp. MSB163, one region includes:
- a CDS encoding sensor histidine kinase, translating to MKNKWYILLFIVIIAISLFAFQYVAELLSDAPRSLSLETQYLLNLPACIFVGIVDFLIIVIVHKRLDNINNTMRIFIDLLLASVWVSCFGITANYILSVILEEPWPEDYALLKMSLPVVLWNSMIVLLIEIFFYQQSQMEAEKKLAIIEKEKIQYQYETLKAQINPHFLFNSLNVLSSLAYSDAEKTNQFAKKLSGVYRYLLLTNNRPMVTLKEELAFLESYVFLEKIRFEDTLFIEIDECGLYGSRLIIPVSLQLLVENAIKHNIATLKNPLIVRIGFTDEGIMVSNNMQLRSSVDRGGIGLGNLEKQYALYDKAIDIVESTTEFVVRVPFLE from the coding sequence GCTTCTTTCTGATGCTCCCCGGAGTCTGAGTTTGGAGACACAGTATCTGCTCAATTTACCTGCCTGCATCTTTGTAGGGATTGTCGACTTTCTCATCATTGTTATTGTCCATAAGAGGCTGGACAACATTAACAATACAATGAGAATCTTTATTGATTTATTGTTGGCATCCGTATGGGTGAGTTGCTTCGGCATAACGGCCAATTATATCCTGTCCGTTATTCTGGAGGAACCTTGGCCGGAAGATTATGCCCTACTGAAAATGTCTCTGCCAGTGGTGCTTTGGAATAGCATGATTGTTCTTCTGATTGAAATATTCTTTTATCAGCAAAGCCAAATGGAAGCAGAGAAAAAACTGGCAATTATAGAGAAAGAGAAGATTCAGTATCAGTATGAAACTTTGAAAGCCCAGATAAATCCACATTTCCTGTTCAATAGTCTGAATGTGCTATCCTCACTGGCTTATAGTGATGCGGAAAAGACCAATCAGTTTGCTAAAAAGCTGTCAGGTGTCTACCGTTATCTGTTGCTGACAAACAATCGTCCGATGGTTACTTTGAAGGAAGAACTGGCTTTTCTGGAAAGCTATGTGTTTCTGGAGAAGATTCGCTTTGAAGATACATTGTTCATCGAGATAGATGAATGTGGTTTGTATGGAAGCAGATTGATTATTCCCGTCAGTCTGCAATTGCTGGTAGAGAATGCGATAAAGCATAATATAGCTACTTTAAAGAATCCACTTATTGTTCGGATAGGCTTTACCGATGAGGGGATCATGGTTTCCAATAATATGCAATTGCGGAGTTCAGTAGATAGAGGTGGTATAGGGTTAGGGAACCTGGAAAAACAATACGCCTTGTATGATAAAGCAATTGATATCGTAGAAAGTACTACAGAATTTGTAGTGAGAGTACCTTTTCTCGAATAA